Proteins encoded within one genomic window of Fibrobacter sp. UWB16:
- a CDS encoding PD-(D/E)XK nuclease family transposase, whose translation MTGNCKKKRKASRRKARQLAILKKVAELKKRMFFDPTYDPVFKKIFEKMQNLIHFLNAVLHLEGEHKFVYAEHLKPTINVMTPAKNRKIVRFDIHARTMDGQYIDVEMQRASHENFLGRIELYSSLLTINAKIVMDSEMTKKERMAHPFLMPYVYSIWICNFEVDFCKSYHEELALFRCSDMENSAPLPIYPQKRYIVIDLTKYAPQTEHSAENEWIELFKDMPTATRMPKGKSEVIEKVYELMKVGNSTGEFIKKVATSMIDRDEFNACVSTARHEGEAKAKEKFAAREKKIAEYLRSHGVSAKLLNAALAIK comes from the coding sequence ATGACGGGGAATTGTAAAAAGAAACGCAAGGCGAGTCGCAGAAAAGCACGTCAGCTTGCAATTTTGAAAAAAGTTGCGGAATTGAAGAAACGAATGTTCTTTGATCCGACGTATGATCCTGTTTTCAAGAAAATTTTTGAGAAAATGCAAAACCTCATTCATTTTTTGAATGCAGTTTTGCATTTGGAGGGCGAACATAAATTTGTTTATGCAGAACATCTTAAGCCAACAATAAATGTGATGACTCCTGCCAAGAATCGAAAAATTGTCCGTTTTGATATTCATGCGCGTACTATGGACGGGCAATATATTGATGTGGAAATGCAAAGGGCAAGTCACGAAAATTTTCTTGGTCGTATAGAACTCTATTCTTCATTACTGACGATTAATGCGAAAATCGTCATGGATAGTGAAATGACGAAAAAGGAACGGATGGCGCATCCATTTCTCATGCCGTACGTTTATTCTATTTGGATATGCAATTTTGAGGTGGATTTTTGCAAGAGTTATCATGAGGAATTGGCTCTTTTCCGGTGCTCGGACATGGAAAACTCAGCCCCCTTGCCTATCTATCCTCAAAAAAGGTATATTGTAATAGACTTGACCAAGTACGCTCCGCAGACGGAACATTCGGCAGAAAATGAGTGGATTGAACTTTTCAAGGATATGCCGACGGCGACACGAATGCCCAAAGGCAAAAGTGAAGTCATTGAAAAAGTCTACGAGCTTATGAAGGTCGGTAATTCAACGGGTGAATTTATCAAGAAGGTGGCAACGAGTATGATCGATAGAGACGAATTTAATGCGTGCGTGAGTACCGCTCGCCACGAAGGCGAAGCAAAAGCAAAAGAAAAGTTTGCGGCTCGTGAGAAGAAGATTGCTGAATATCTTCGGTCTCATGGAGTGTCGGCGAAATTGCTGAATGCCGCGCTAGCAATCAAGTAA
- a CDS encoding right-handed parallel beta-helix repeat-containing protein, translating to MTVCPKCGAELDDGAKFCMECGTAIPQVKKCIKCGLELPIKAKFCFECGAPQGASSSVGLGNCVSLGDKNVVAGDVVGQKIAGDNVQNKVMGNFINNTFQDETKMVIKCHVCGRHLTNDNAHTCPRCGQIVCKEHFNQEYNCCKKCFKNGRSELIVDINGRGDYTSVSEAVKNAQDGVTIVIKPGIYREHFVIDKNIILRGDADQENAPVIWDDSIIHNSIITIAAEVEIINLKIWGQLKPFSEDEQSKIIVSEISDGQNPDEYWPKCIYVKNSCKLIGVDIGFSAGYGIAASCGEWNVLLTKCKLHNNVRAGLYSYSGTIFSIEMSDFKSNSKGLILNSSRISLRNSSVFDNVFGIHSSKSEAIIECCDFYKNEETAIVMQAESNFSIKTCDFGVSKCVIKNYENKNLESDFPSQLHNGKAFYSEQSKIKIEDCSIFDSSQFGDNSEISILSDVFGIFHNQDQSICCILFSGVNVKAEIIDCNFGLLYTDFDKEKKGQSGLGISITALTEKDESFIQIKNSEFSGLDCGILVGNGRTCLVHKSTFTSLKEAFLVIKNPSEILVDSCVATDSLWTEPGKISKIHFENMDKSSIAVARDGSGNFRTIHDALDYAANGSVIHVKKGTYKASFAIDKPVTIIGEMTDDGEKPEIFWEYEKSDVGIDIKSKATLKNLNVICVSEVDHSSLVFGDGKYYAAINITDNATLMNVTIENSVDDGIIIANNAEPTIERCCIKGCQGCGITVYGAGGNIKKCEIFDNGQNGILKIDSAFDVVSDCDIYENNYAGVKIQDSASGSLNKCHIYNNKQNGLFIIGSAAPKIENCKIHDNKTEGESFYPGIVVGEKASPKVNGCEIYNHLSHGLWEQKQACGAYSNCNIHDNKGAGVEIQDFASGEFTDCLVHENVGHGLQIKGEAAPKFCNCRVFNNMKENIHVEKGSLPDIDDETLYSD from the coding sequence ATGACAGTTTGCCCTAAATGCGGTGCTGAACTTGATGATGGTGCAAAATTTTGTATGGAATGTGGAACAGCAATTCCACAAGTGAAAAAGTGCATCAAGTGTGGGTTGGAATTGCCTATCAAAGCAAAATTCTGCTTTGAATGTGGTGCCCCACAAGGGGCATCTTCTTCCGTAGGCTTAGGGAATTGTGTAAGCTTGGGGGATAAAAATGTTGTCGCTGGTGATGTTGTTGGTCAAAAGATTGCTGGTGATAATGTCCAAAATAAGGTTATGGGCAATTTCATCAACAATACTTTTCAGGATGAAACGAAGATGGTTATCAAATGTCATGTTTGTGGAAGGCATCTGACAAATGATAATGCTCACACATGCCCTCGATGTGGCCAAATTGTTTGCAAAGAACACTTTAATCAAGAATACAATTGCTGTAAAAAATGCTTTAAAAACGGTCGTAGCGAATTAATAGTTGATATTAATGGAAGAGGTGATTATACATCTGTTTCGGAAGCAGTTAAAAATGCTCAAGATGGTGTTACCATAGTTATTAAGCCTGGAATATATAGAGAGCATTTTGTTATTGATAAAAATATTATTTTGCGCGGAGATGCAGATCAAGAAAATGCTCCTGTAATATGGGATGATTCGATTATTCATAACAGCATTATAACAATTGCCGCAGAAGTTGAAATCATCAACTTGAAAATTTGGGGACAGCTGAAACCTTTTTCTGAAGACGAACAATCTAAAATTATTGTAAGTGAGATTTCTGATGGGCAAAATCCTGATGAATATTGGCCTAAATGTATTTATGTAAAAAATTCATGTAAGTTAATTGGTGTTGATATTGGTTTTTCTGCGGGATATGGCATTGCTGCTTCTTGTGGTGAATGGAATGTTCTCCTAACGAAATGTAAGTTGCATAACAATGTACGTGCTGGGCTCTATAGCTATTCTGGAACTATATTCTCTATAGAAATGAGCGATTTTAAATCGAACTCAAAGGGATTAATTTTAAATTCTTCAAGAATTTCTTTACGAAATTCTTCTGTTTTTGATAATGTATTTGGAATTCATTCCTCCAAATCTGAGGCAATAATAGAATGTTGTGATTTCTACAAAAATGAAGAAACTGCAATAGTAATGCAGGCTGAATCAAATTTCTCAATAAAAACATGCGATTTTGGTGTATCAAAATGTGTTATTAAAAATTATGAAAACAAGAATTTAGAATCTGATTTCCCTTCTCAATTACATAATGGAAAGGCTTTTTATTCGGAACAATCGAAAATAAAAATTGAGGATTGTTCAATTTTCGATTCTTCTCAATTTGGAGACAATTCAGAAATAAGTATTCTTTCGGATGTCTTTGGAATATTCCATAATCAAGACCAATCTATTTGTTGTATTTTGTTTAGTGGTGTAAATGTTAAAGCAGAAATTATAGATTGCAATTTTGGTCTTCTTTACACTGATTTTGATAAAGAAAAAAAAGGTCAATCTGGTTTGGGAATTAGTATTACGGCTTTAACAGAAAAAGACGAATCTTTTATACAGATTAAAAATTCTGAGTTTAGTGGATTAGATTGTGGTATTCTTGTAGGCAATGGTAGAACGTGTCTCGTACATAAAAGTACATTCACATCTCTTAAAGAAGCTTTTCTCGTTATAAAAAATCCCTCTGAAATTTTAGTTGATTCATGTGTTGCAACTGATTCTTTGTGGACCGAGCCAGGAAAAATATCGAAAATCCATTTTGAAAATATGGACAAAAGTTCTATTGCCGTTGCTAGAGATGGTTCTGGAAATTTCAGAACAATCCATGATGCTTTAGACTATGCTGCAAATGGATCTGTAATACATGTGAAAAAAGGAACATATAAGGCGTCCTTTGCAATTGATAAACCTGTAACGATAATTGGTGAAATGACAGATGATGGAGAAAAACCAGAAATTTTCTGGGAGTACGAGAAGTCTGATGTTGGTATAGATATAAAATCAAAAGCTACACTGAAAAATTTGAATGTCATTTGCGTGTCTGAAGTAGATCATTCTTCGTTGGTGTTTGGAGATGGAAAATACTATGCAGCGATAAACATAACAGATAATGCTACTTTAATGAATGTAACTATTGAAAATAGTGTTGATGACGGAATCATCATTGCCAATAATGCTGAACCGACTATAGAGCGATGTTGTATAAAAGGGTGCCAGGGATGTGGTATAACGGTATATGGTGCTGGCGGGAATATTAAAAAATGTGAAATTTTTGACAACGGGCAGAATGGAATCCTAAAAATAGACTCCGCTTTTGATGTTGTATCTGATTGTGATATTTACGAGAATAATTACGCCGGTGTTAAAATCCAAGATTCTGCTTCGGGTTCTTTAAATAAATGTCACATTTATAATAATAAGCAAAATGGTCTGTTTATTATAGGAAGTGCAGCACCTAAGATAGAAAACTGTAAGATTCACGATAACAAGACTGAAGGGGAGTCATTCTATCCAGGAATTGTTGTGGGTGAAAAGGCCTCGCCCAAAGTAAATGGATGTGAAATTTATAATCATCTAAGTCATGGTTTATGGGAACAAAAACAAGCTTGTGGTGCTTATTCAAATTGCAATATTCATGATAATAAAGGGGCTGGTGTTGAAATACAAGATTTTGCTTCAGGAGAATTTACAGATTGTCTTGTCCACGAAAATGTAGGCCATGGTTTACAAATTAAGGGGGAGGCTGCTCCAAAATTTTGTAATTGTAGAGTGTTTAACAATATGAAAGAGAATATTCATGTTGAAAAAGGAAGTTTGCCTGATATAGATGACGAAACTCTTTATTCTGATTGA
- a CDS encoding zinc ribbon domain-containing protein, with protein MKKCNNCDEILPDTAKFCKKCGTKVESIVNPSSEISPVQNNFTLLGSYIHWNVLEGQIAVKIDEKDVAAYGKVKGLQVQDGVKALFFIEGKLVAELEGGSYSFKEMGVSENSPHVDKLGLVRRFFNRVVGFFSSRGRERAEAAGLSISVNANVPRVSIVLIRDTKFPLLFDLKDMPTANLHSDVVLHALCKISNINEFYRALLLDKKFVCYEEFSEKIDSLVQTALRDVVANLLPNQIVGNMTLYSEVLQKLQDIMTQVYPFVTVTDVLDMSASREDLDKIRKLREELYISELELEQLTKRNDFLNRLKNENNAQMLREARTQVDFVDAMAKIDEQNELSKFEHEKFAALLYGQHKIHEAKTGEELEAALQEIRKSELLRENEFDAFNLDLKTQKILRDAKNEDDVDSTLLEYRKNGLVRDDELETLQHNIRHRVALRDAGDEQVLAMATIQNEQTQERQKMLWEFEVGQKRLENELQLHRTQDAYNDERRQKDDEYGDIRREKDFDFNTRVRQATMDQDYLDASRNSDLEIKEQAARTEMAIKMRQAVQQHEMEMEHRHEEEMRRMFQTMTVEQIMAANPDLTPAAAEALKAKFTAEAAATAEKYKAEAAFAQNGKLETIMQNVLQTTREDRAAEIERMLQANNMNNANMQQLMQMFAQMSSVGMQSAAGANAVANGVNVQHQSELVDIYKQQAAHAHSDSQKENDRMLQGMQTTIRAVVDMKSPQGSQNSNRKNFDGVAAETAARDHKCQSCGALLEEGSSFCEECGASV; from the coding sequence ATGAAAAAGTGTAATAATTGTGATGAAATTTTGCCGGATACCGCAAAATTCTGCAAAAAGTGTGGAACAAAGGTTGAATCTATTGTGAATCCTTCATCTGAAATAAGCCCTGTTCAAAATAATTTTACGCTGCTTGGGTCTTACATCCATTGGAATGTTTTGGAGGGGCAAATTGCTGTAAAGATTGACGAAAAGGATGTTGCTGCTTATGGCAAAGTTAAAGGCTTGCAGGTGCAGGATGGTGTCAAGGCCCTCTTCTTTATTGAAGGGAAACTTGTGGCTGAACTTGAAGGCGGTAGTTACTCTTTCAAGGAAATGGGGGTCAGCGAGAATTCACCGCATGTAGACAAACTAGGGCTTGTTCGTCGATTCTTCAATCGTGTTGTTGGTTTCTTCTCTAGCCGTGGTCGTGAACGAGCTGAGGCCGCAGGCCTTTCTATTTCTGTGAATGCAAATGTTCCTCGCGTATCGATTGTGTTAATTCGAGATACTAAGTTTCCGCTATTATTCGATTTGAAGGATATGCCTACGGCAAATTTGCACAGTGATGTGGTTCTGCATGCATTGTGCAAGATATCAAACATAAATGAATTCTATCGTGCATTACTTTTGGATAAGAAGTTTGTGTGCTATGAAGAATTTTCTGAGAAAATAGATTCTCTCGTGCAAACGGCTCTTCGCGATGTTGTGGCTAATTTGTTGCCTAATCAGATCGTGGGCAATATGACGCTTTATAGTGAAGTTCTGCAGAAATTGCAAGATATCATGACTCAAGTGTATCCATTCGTGACGGTAACGGATGTTTTGGATATGAGCGCATCTCGCGAGGATTTGGATAAGATTCGCAAACTCAGGGAAGAACTCTATATTTCGGAGCTTGAACTTGAACAGCTCACGAAACGAAATGATTTTTTGAATCGCCTAAAAAATGAAAACAACGCTCAAATGCTTCGCGAAGCCCGTACTCAGGTGGATTTCGTCGATGCTATGGCGAAAATTGACGAACAGAATGAGCTAAGTAAGTTTGAACATGAAAAATTTGCAGCGTTGCTTTATGGACAACACAAAATTCATGAGGCAAAAACAGGAGAAGAACTAGAAGCAGCTCTACAGGAAATTCGTAAGAGTGAATTGCTTCGAGAAAATGAATTTGATGCTTTTAACCTTGACTTAAAAACACAGAAGATTTTACGTGATGCAAAGAATGAAGATGATGTAGATTCAACACTTCTTGAGTATCGTAAGAACGGACTTGTTCGTGATGACGAATTAGAAACTTTGCAACATAATATTCGTCATCGCGTAGCTCTGCGTGATGCTGGAGACGAGCAAGTGCTTGCGATGGCTACTATCCAAAACGAGCAGACGCAAGAACGTCAAAAAATGCTCTGGGAATTCGAAGTTGGTCAGAAACGACTTGAAAACGAATTGCAGTTGCATCGAACACAGGATGCCTATAATGATGAACGTCGCCAAAAAGATGACGAGTATGGTGATATTCGCCGTGAAAAAGACTTTGATTTCAATACGCGTGTTCGCCAAGCGACTATGGATCAAGATTATCTGGATGCGTCGCGTAATTCTGATTTGGAGATTAAAGAACAAGCCGCGCGTACTGAAATGGCTATTAAAATGCGACAGGCTGTTCAGCAACATGAAATGGAAATGGAACATAGGCATGAGGAAGAAATGCGTCGCATGTTCCAGACGATGACTGTAGAGCAGATTATGGCAGCAAATCCTGATCTTACGCCTGCCGCAGCAGAAGCGTTGAAGGCTAAGTTCACGGCTGAAGCAGCTGCCACTGCTGAAAAGTATAAGGCAGAAGCCGCTTTTGCTCAAAATGGAAAGCTTGAAACAATAATGCAAAATGTGTTGCAAACAACTCGCGAAGACCGAGCCGCTGAAATTGAACGCATGCTGCAGGCGAATAATATGAATAATGCCAACATGCAGCAATTAATGCAGATGTTTGCTCAGATGAGTTCGGTTGGTATGCAGTCTGCTGCCGGTGCAAATGCCGTAGCAAATGGTGTGAATGTACAGCATCAATCGGAACTTGTTGATATTTACAAGCAGCAGGCTGCACATGCTCATTCAGATTCTCAAAAGGAAAATGACCGCATGCTGCAGGGAATGCAGACTACAATCCGAGCTGTTGTTGACATGAAAAGTCCGCAAGGATCTCAGAATAGTAACCGTAAAAACTTTGATGGAGTTGCTGCTGAAACGGCTGCTAGAGACCACAAATGCCAAAGTTGTGGTGCTTTGCTAGAAGAAGGTTCGTCTTTCTGCGAAGAATGTGGTGCTAGTGTATAA
- a CDS encoding FISUMP domain-containing protein, which yields MNEVITKNEEAVLKKLLFSNNSANILKDVEIAYKGLNGESLAAHILCFIKNLFINKDKEAFLELKEIEKKSGNEQLTICCHIIHKCYKFNHNNLRKSLNEAKELVVSLDLHTIEESLEYSFQKYSVALCQWVELANRDIRSFDVAPFWINFTETAFVYDEKYQEERAKIAARMKAEEEKRKAEEAKIAEEKRIAEQKRKKAQKEKELEESRQKQMEEERLNNLKFLEMQGIKIGSFKDSRDGHEYKIATIGKQTWMAEPLFYSEKTGVCSIGEGVDIEVDNNCDCPYYKYNWYAAKKKKNYKDSGIGTLIAFFIVMLVIFSGVFGVLGLLVQSYCYDSKTGMLIYWGIAVIPIVFAFIYYKSEDEAEPLWIASFLGVYLGLVFFMEENWFWIIWMGGFGTISIIQSYKMTKNYKNGIRAFFDNKAIAPEGYRMPTKGDKERLKSFVETQFPNKKTEIAVALKNVLPNNFLFEKSWNGGVYWPDIYWVEGDLRWTKNKFKPFIGIKK from the coding sequence ATGAATGAAGTTATAACGAAAAACGAAGAAGCTGTTTTGAAAAAACTTCTTTTTTCGAATAATTCTGCAAATATATTAAAGGATGTAGAGATTGCATATAAAGGTTTGAATGGTGAGTCTTTAGCCGCTCATATTCTTTGTTTTATAAAGAATCTTTTCATCAATAAAGATAAAGAGGCTTTTCTGGAGCTTAAAGAAATTGAAAAAAAAAGTGGAAATGAGCAACTGACTATTTGTTGTCATATAATTCATAAATGCTATAAATTTAACCATAATAATTTGCGAAAATCGTTAAATGAAGCGAAAGAATTGGTAGTGTCGTTAGATTTGCATACGATAGAAGAATCGCTAGAGTATTCATTTCAAAAATATTCTGTTGCATTGTGCCAATGGGTTGAGTTGGCCAATCGCGATATTCGTTCTTTTGATGTCGCTCCTTTTTGGATAAATTTTACAGAGACTGCTTTTGTTTACGACGAAAAGTATCAAGAAGAGCGCGCCAAAATTGCGGCAAGAATGAAAGCTGAAGAAGAAAAACGAAAAGCTGAAGAAGCCAAAATTGCTGAAGAAAAACGAATTGCAGAACAGAAAAGGAAAAAGGCTCAGAAAGAAAAAGAACTTGAAGAAAGTCGCCAGAAACAAATGGAGGAAGAACGGTTAAATAATTTGAAATTTCTTGAAATGCAGGGAATAAAAATAGGTTCGTTTAAAGATAGTCGAGATGGACATGAGTATAAAATTGCGACTATAGGGAAGCAAACTTGGATGGCTGAACCTTTGTTTTATTCGGAAAAGACTGGAGTTTGCTCAATTGGCGAAGGTGTTGATATTGAAGTAGATAACAATTGCGATTGTCCCTATTATAAATATAATTGGTATGCGGCTAAAAAGAAAAAAAATTATAAAGATTCAGGTATTGGAACGTTAATTGCTTTTTTCATAGTCATGTTAGTCATTTTTTCTGGTGTTTTCGGAGTGTTGGGACTTTTGGTGCAATCATATTGCTATGATTCAAAAACAGGAATGTTGATATATTGGGGAATTGCTGTCATTCCTATAGTGTTTGCCTTTATTTATTATAAAAGTGAAGACGAAGCGGAACCCCTATGGATAGCTTCCTTTTTGGGGGTATATTTAGGACTAGTTTTTTTTATGGAAGAAAATTGGTTTTGGATAATTTGGATGGGAGGCTTCGGAACAATTTCTATAATTCAATCCTATAAGATGACAAAAAATTATAAGAATGGGATAAGAGCCTTTTTTGATAATAAAGCTATTGCTCCAGAGGGGTATAGAATGCCGACCAAAGGTGATAAAGAAAGGCTAAAATCATTTGTTGAAACTCAATTTCCGAACAAAAAGACTGAAATTGCGGTGGCACTGAAAAATGTTCTCCCCAATAATTTCTTATTTGAAAAGTCTTGGAATGGAGGTGTATATTGGCCAGACATCTATTGGGTTGAAGGTGATTTAAGATGGACGAAAAATAAATTTAAACCTTTTATCGGCATAAAAAAGTAA